Proteins encoded within one genomic window of Deinococcus budaensis:
- a CDS encoding carboxymuconolactone decarboxylase family protein yields the protein MNTSYPDYHRQLQRRIAQLYRELPGPMGGFGDLNRTTLTEGALSLKTKELMALAMAIHARCEGCVAYHVHDCLRAGATREELLETVAVAVLMGGAPCLIYGAEVLEALEQFGNLAAAP from the coding sequence ATGAACACCTCGTATCCCGACTACCACCGCCAGTTGCAACGGCGTATCGCGCAGCTCTACCGCGAGCTTCCCGGGCCGATGGGCGGCTTCGGGGACCTGAACCGCACCACCCTGACCGAAGGCGCCCTGAGCCTCAAGACCAAGGAGCTGATGGCCCTCGCCATGGCGATCCACGCCCGCTGCGAGGGCTGCGTCGCCTACCACGTCCACGACTGCCTGCGGGCCGGGGCCACCCGCGAGGAACTGCTCGAAACGGTCGCGGTGGCCGTCTTGATGGGCGGCGCGCCCTGCCTGATCTACGGCGCCGAGGTGCTGGAGGCCCTCGAGCAGTTCGGCAACCTGGCCGCCGCCCCCTGA
- a CDS encoding GGDEF domain-containing protein produces the protein MARLMRRAAARLRRLDPQRFLLWVPLVAALIAVVILAALGQLWSPYLTVIVGLIAFDLLALFGSPRRRAALLAAAPQAYALCLLSAWTIALYVLPEDPVTPMALLAVVLHTTTVYVFFFVQRRPRAAGLWSAATLAAFLLSALPHSVRTLGGNGAFDGATFPLTLLLTHGVLILVLASFSRARAQLASERAEARAMRELAHRDSLTGLHNRRKLEQDLTAAAARARPGTLLAVIDVDGLKGVNDTLGHAAGDDLLRRFAAGFAREVQGTARAYRLSGDEFALLFRRATPETAQEVVAAVTQEVRRSYAQAGASVGAAPWQRGETPSAWLSRADRAMYRHKKRTQEDAASGEQA, from the coding sequence GTGGCCCGGCTGATGCGGCGCGCGGCGGCCCGGCTGCGGCGGCTCGATCCGCAGCGCTTCTTGCTGTGGGTGCCGCTGGTCGCCGCGCTGATCGCCGTCGTGATCCTGGCCGCCCTGGGGCAGCTCTGGTCGCCGTACCTGACCGTCATCGTCGGCCTCATCGCCTTCGACCTGCTGGCCCTGTTCGGCTCCCCCCGGCGGCGCGCGGCGCTGCTGGCCGCCGCGCCCCAGGCCTACGCGCTGTGCCTGCTGAGCGCCTGGACCATCGCCCTGTACGTGTTGCCGGAGGACCCGGTCACGCCGATGGCCCTGCTGGCGGTCGTCTTGCACACCACGACCGTCTACGTGTTCTTTTTCGTGCAGAGGCGCCCGCGCGCCGCCGGGCTGTGGTCCGCCGCGACGCTGGCGGCCTTCTTGCTCTCAGCGCTGCCGCACAGCGTGCGGACGCTGGGGGGCAACGGGGCCTTTGACGGCGCGACCTTTCCGCTGACCTTGCTGCTCACGCACGGCGTCCTGATTCTGGTGCTGGCGTCGTTCAGCCGGGCGCGGGCGCAACTGGCGAGCGAGCGGGCCGAGGCGCGCGCCATGCGCGAACTCGCCCACCGGGATTCACTCACCGGGCTGCACAACCGCCGCAAGCTGGAACAGGACCTGACGGCCGCCGCCGCGCGGGCCAGGCCCGGCACCCTGCTGGCGGTGATCGATGTCGACGGCCTCAAGGGCGTCAACGACACGCTGGGCCACGCGGCGGGCGACGACCTGCTGCGCCGCTTTGCCGCCGGGTTCGCCCGCGAGGTGCAGGGGACCGCCCGCGCCTACCGCCTCAGCGGCGACGAATTCGCGCTGCTGTTTCGCCGGGCCACCCCCGAGACGGCCCAGGAGGTCGTGGCCGCCGTGACGCAGGAGGTCCGCCGCAGCTACGCCCAGGCCGGGGCCAGCGTGGGCGCGGCCCCCTGGCAGCGCGGCGAGACACCCAGCGCCTGGCTCTCGCGCGCCGACCGCGCCATGTACCGCCACAAGAAGCGCACCCAGGAGGACGCGGCCTCCGGCGAGCAGGCCTGA
- a CDS encoding universal stress protein produces MFRQVLVPVDFGVCSVRAVHHACDLVRAIGGSLTLLHVLEDVEDTSPDGEAARRAESRLRTLAGRSRRPAHVVVEPGHGRPVAQVILAVAARLRAELLVLGPHGQADPDSRQLGRVTRDLLLEARLPVQVVPGRWPLPGPPGARWRMLAGEG; encoded by the coding sequence GTGTTTCGTCAAGTACTCGTTCCGGTGGATTTCGGGGTGTGCAGCGTGCGCGCTGTGCACCATGCCTGTGACCTCGTGCGCGCCATCGGGGGCAGCCTGACGCTTCTGCACGTGCTGGAAGACGTGGAAGACACTTCGCCAGACGGCGAGGCGGCGCGGCGGGCCGAGAGCCGCCTGCGCACGCTCGCGGGGCGCAGCCGCCGTCCGGCCCACGTGGTGGTGGAACCCGGCCACGGGCGCCCGGTGGCCCAGGTCATCCTGGCGGTGGCCGCGCGCCTGCGGGCCGAACTGCTGGTGCTCGGCCCGCACGGCCAGGCCGATCCCGACAGCCGCCAGCTGGGCCGGGTCACCCGCGACCTGCTGCTCGAGGCGCGGCTGCCCGTGCAGGTCGTGCCGGGCCGCTGGCCGCTGCCGGGGCCGCCGGGCGCGCGCTGGCGGATGCTGGCCGGCGAGGGCTAG
- a CDS encoding excinuclease ABC subunit UvrA: MNPSRPSALPEPDSPSGGFSAAGGFVRVRGAREHNLKNVDVDLPRDALVVFTGVSGSGKSSLAFGTLYAEAQRRYLESVSPYARRLFHQLGEPEVDAVEGLPPAVALGQGRGSPSARSSVGSVTTLSNLLRMLYSRAGDYPPGQGIIYAEGFSPNTPEGACPTCHGLGRVYEVTERSLVPDDSLTIRERAVAAWPTAWGGQNQRDILVTLGHDVDRPWRELPQETRDWILFTDEQPVVPVYAGLTPRETRRALKEGREPSYLGTFTSARRHVLHTFAHSESAAMRRRVAAFMLSQECPTCHGKRLRPEALSVTFAGRDIMELSALPLSELAGVLRPYAQGTAQGRAEREAAHPEQALALRRLAAELLARLTRLLELGLGYLSPERGTPTLSPGELQRLRLATQLSSHLFGVVYVLDEPSAGLHPADTEALLSALEGLKRAGNSLFVVEHDLDVVRQADWLVDVGPAAGERGGEILYSGPPAGLAAVAESQTGRYLFAAAAAGERAPRVPGGWLRLEGVTRHNLRELEVAFPLGVLTTVTGVSGSGKSTLVSQVLAQALAAHLGAELPAEEEGEGSEAEALRPPEARPATGRLGGDLEGLRRLVQVDQKPIGRTPRSNLATYTGLFAPVRRLFAATPLARERGYGAGRFSFNVKGGRCEHCQGEGFLMVELLFLPSVYAPCPVCHGTRYNAQTLEVTYRGRTVADVLGLTVDEAAAFFAQEAPVARPLAVLREVGLGYLRLGQPATELSGGEAQRIKLATELQRTARGHTVYLLDEPTTGLHPADVERLLTQLGTLVEAGHTVIAVEHDLRVMAASDWVIDLGPGAGEAGGRVVAAGPPAEVAGAPESRTAPYLARFLAGEP, from the coding sequence ATGAACCCTTCGCGACCTTCTGCCCTGCCGGAGCCAGACTCTCCTTCCGGCGGCTTTTCTGCCGCAGGCGGCTTCGTGCGGGTGCGGGGGGCGCGCGAGCACAACCTCAAGAACGTGGACGTGGACCTGCCGAGGGACGCGCTGGTGGTCTTTACCGGGGTGTCGGGGTCGGGCAAGTCGTCGCTGGCCTTCGGGACCCTCTACGCCGAGGCGCAGCGGCGCTACCTCGAATCGGTCTCACCCTACGCCCGGCGGCTCTTTCACCAGCTGGGCGAGCCGGAGGTGGACGCCGTCGAGGGCCTGCCGCCCGCCGTGGCGCTGGGGCAGGGGCGCGGCTCGCCCTCGGCGCGGTCGTCGGTGGGCAGCGTGACCACCCTGTCGAACCTGCTGCGGATGCTGTACTCGCGCGCCGGGGACTACCCGCCCGGCCAGGGCATCATCTACGCGGAAGGCTTCTCGCCCAACACCCCGGAGGGCGCCTGCCCGACCTGTCACGGCCTGGGCCGGGTGTACGAGGTCACCGAGCGCTCGCTGGTGCCCGACGACTCGCTGACCATCCGCGAGCGGGCGGTCGCGGCCTGGCCCACCGCCTGGGGGGGCCAAAACCAGCGCGACATCCTGGTCACGCTGGGCCACGACGTGGACCGCCCCTGGCGCGAGCTGCCGCAGGAAACGCGCGACTGGATTCTCTTCACCGACGAGCAGCCGGTCGTGCCCGTCTACGCGGGCCTGACTCCGCGAGAAACCCGGCGGGCACTGAAAGAGGGGCGCGAGCCGAGCTACCTGGGCACCTTCACCAGCGCCCGCCGCCACGTGCTGCATACCTTCGCCCACAGCGAGAGTGCGGCGATGCGCAGGCGGGTGGCCGCCTTCATGCTGAGCCAGGAGTGCCCGACCTGCCACGGCAAACGCCTGCGCCCGGAAGCCCTCTCGGTCACCTTCGCGGGCCGCGACATCATGGAGCTGTCGGCCCTGCCGCTCTCGGAACTGGCGGGGGTGCTGCGCCCCTACGCCCAGGGCACCGCCCAGGGACGCGCCGAGCGCGAGGCCGCCCACCCCGAGCAGGCCCTGGCACTGCGGCGGCTGGCCGCCGAACTGCTGGCCCGCCTGACCCGGCTGCTGGAACTGGGGCTGGGCTACCTCTCGCCCGAACGGGGCACGCCCACCCTCTCGCCCGGCGAGCTTCAGCGGCTGCGGCTGGCCACCCAGCTTTCCTCGCACCTCTTCGGGGTGGTGTATGTCCTCGACGAACCCTCCGCCGGGCTGCACCCCGCCGACACCGAGGCGCTGCTCTCGGCGCTGGAGGGCCTCAAGCGTGCGGGCAATTCGCTGTTCGTGGTCGAGCACGACCTCGACGTGGTCCGGCAGGCCGACTGGCTGGTGGACGTGGGTCCGGCGGCGGGCGAACGCGGCGGCGAGATCCTGTACAGCGGCCCGCCCGCCGGGCTGGCGGCGGTCGCGGAGTCGCAGACCGGGCGCTACCTCTTCGCGGCGGCGGCGGCTGGGGAGCGCGCGCCCCGGGTGCCGGGCGGCTGGCTGCGGCTGGAGGGCGTCACCCGCCACAACCTGCGCGAGCTGGAGGTCGCCTTTCCGCTGGGGGTGCTGACCACCGTGACCGGGGTGTCGGGGTCGGGCAAGTCCACCCTGGTCAGCCAGGTGCTCGCCCAGGCCCTCGCCGCCCACCTCGGCGCCGAGCTGCCCGCCGAGGAAGAGGGCGAGGGCAGCGAGGCGGAAGCCCTGCGGCCCCCGGAGGCCCGGCCCGCCACCGGGCGCCTGGGCGGCGATCTGGAGGGGCTGCGGCGGCTGGTGCAGGTGGACCAGAAGCCCATCGGGCGCACGCCCCGCAGCAACCTGGCGACCTACACCGGGCTGTTCGCCCCCGTGCGCAGGCTGTTCGCGGCCACCCCGCTGGCCCGGGAGCGCGGGTACGGCGCGGGCCGCTTTTCCTTCAACGTGAAGGGAGGCCGCTGCGAGCATTGCCAGGGCGAGGGCTTCCTGATGGTCGAGCTGCTGTTCTTGCCCAGCGTGTACGCGCCCTGCCCGGTGTGCCACGGCACGCGCTACAACGCGCAGACCCTGGAGGTGACCTACCGGGGCCGCACAGTCGCGGACGTGCTGGGCCTGACGGTGGACGAGGCCGCCGCCTTCTTCGCCCAGGAGGCCCCGGTCGCGCGTCCCCTGGCCGTCTTGCGTGAGGTCGGCCTGGGCTACCTGCGGCTGGGCCAGCCCGCGACCGAACTCTCGGGCGGCGAGGCCCAGCGCATCAAGCTGGCGACCGAGCTGCAACGGACGGCGCGCGGCCACACCGTCTACCTTCTCGACGAGCCGACCACCGGCCTGCATCCCGCCGACGTGGAGCGGCTGCTCACGCAGCTCGGCACGCTGGTGGAGGCGGGCCACACCGTGATCGCGGTCGAACACGACCTGCGGGTGATGGCGGCGAGCGACTGGGTGATCGACCTCGGCCCCGGCGCGGGCGAGGCGGGAGGCCGGGTGGTCGCCGCCGGACCCCCCGCCGAGGTGGCAGGGGCGCCGGAGAGCCGCACCGCGCCGTACCTCGCGCGCTTTCTGGCCGGGGAGCCGTAG
- a CDS encoding terpene synthase family protein — MSTTGVEISLLKRQAYLIALPVTLLAVVLTLALDMRHGDDPFSFNQVALPLLACALLGLTLLLYLRTVPLRWIEHGFFLVAAATFLAKFGSLALPASLPVPDAEVAQVYIWAPFVYLLAFLIYRLQEALKRSLLIYGLSVLPGLWAVVAVGPQSLGSLTRLTEFYLASGLWLAMLYVLGSLKTQLFQLQTRFGEMERLAHQDTLTGLANRRRMEARLAQQAEQFQQYGLCWAVILFDIDDFKRVNDLYGHERGDFVLRETARLMQYELRGSDQIARWGGEEFLILAGHTDLVHARALAERLRVLLARHTFGEAGTITASFGVAAYRDGESVSALMQRADEALYRAKHAAKNRVEVALTPGEPLNLPPLHNPFAARLPTTDPQLCEETSAWLEQFGLGPGNAHARTAFAAGFVGLAAALHPRACRAALRLTADWYSLMFLHDDRCDSSGIGRDPARLQSLVDRLLSVFQGGTLRPDDEPFAHALADVRGRLLTWGGPTWFAELTGEVRAYLEALSWEAANRASGSVPTLADYLHMRPITAGLQIDGAFLEVMDGVRLPRAVRDHPQVRQLAVHADRAVCWSNDILSLEKELQDGDVHNLIPVLMHARRLSQQAALDEAARMYHHEVEQFLAGEQALPTFGEDEDEQLREYARLLRARVGGILAWSHHSSRYQVGDLVS; from the coding sequence ATGTCGACAACAGGAGTGGAGATCAGCCTGCTCAAACGTCAGGCTTACCTGATTGCCCTGCCGGTGACGCTGCTGGCGGTCGTGCTGACCCTCGCGCTGGACATGCGGCACGGGGACGACCCTTTCAGCTTCAACCAGGTGGCGCTGCCGCTGCTGGCCTGCGCGCTGCTGGGCCTGACGCTGCTGCTGTACCTGCGGACGGTGCCGCTGCGCTGGATCGAGCACGGCTTTTTTCTGGTGGCCGCCGCGACCTTTCTCGCCAAGTTCGGCTCGCTGGCCCTCCCCGCCTCGCTGCCCGTACCCGACGCCGAGGTCGCCCAGGTCTACATCTGGGCGCCTTTCGTCTATCTGCTGGCCTTTTTGATCTACCGCCTTCAGGAGGCGCTGAAACGCTCGCTGCTGATCTACGGCCTCAGCGTGCTGCCGGGCCTGTGGGCCGTGGTGGCGGTGGGGCCGCAGAGCCTGGGCAGCCTGACGCGGCTGACCGAGTTCTACCTGGCAAGCGGGCTGTGGCTGGCGATGCTGTACGTGCTGGGCAGCCTCAAGACCCAGCTGTTTCAGTTGCAAACGCGCTTTGGAGAAATGGAGCGTCTGGCCCACCAGGACACGCTGACGGGCCTCGCCAACCGCCGCCGGATGGAAGCGCGCCTCGCGCAGCAGGCCGAGCAGTTTCAGCAGTACGGCCTGTGCTGGGCGGTGATTCTCTTTGATATCGACGACTTCAAGCGGGTCAACGACCTGTACGGCCACGAGCGGGGCGACTTCGTGTTGCGCGAGACGGCCCGGCTGATGCAGTACGAGCTGCGCGGCAGCGACCAGATCGCGCGCTGGGGCGGCGAGGAGTTCCTGATTCTGGCCGGACACACCGACCTGGTGCATGCCCGGGCGCTGGCCGAGCGGCTGCGGGTGTTGCTGGCGCGGCACACCTTTGGCGAGGCGGGCACCATCACCGCCAGTTTCGGGGTCGCCGCCTACCGCGACGGCGAGAGCGTCTCGGCGCTGATGCAGCGGGCCGACGAGGCGCTCTACCGCGCCAAACACGCCGCGAAAAACCGGGTGGAGGTGGCGCTGACCCCCGGCGAGCCGCTGAATCTGCCCCCGCTGCACAACCCCTTTGCGGCCCGGCTGCCGACCACCGACCCTCAGCTGTGTGAGGAAACCTCGGCGTGGCTGGAGCAGTTCGGCCTCGGCCCCGGCAACGCGCACGCGAGAACGGCCTTTGCGGCGGGCTTCGTGGGGCTGGCGGCCGCCCTGCACCCCCGGGCCTGCCGCGCGGCGCTGCGCCTCACCGCCGACTGGTACAGCCTGATGTTCCTGCACGACGACCGCTGCGATTCCTCGGGCATCGGCAGGGACCCGGCGCGGCTTCAGAGCCTGGTCGACCGCCTGCTGAGCGTGTTTCAGGGCGGGACACTCCGGCCCGACGACGAGCCGTTCGCCCACGCCCTGGCCGACGTGCGGGGGCGGCTGCTGACCTGGGGCGGGCCGACGTGGTTCGCGGAGCTGACCGGAGAGGTGCGCGCCTACCTGGAAGCCCTGAGCTGGGAGGCGGCCAACCGCGCCAGCGGCAGCGTGCCCACGCTGGCCGACTACCTGCACATGCGGCCGATCACGGCGGGCCTCCAGATCGACGGGGCTTTTCTGGAGGTCATGGACGGGGTGCGGCTGCCGCGCGCCGTGCGCGACCACCCGCAGGTGCGCCAGCTCGCGGTCCACGCCGACCGGGCGGTGTGCTGGTCCAACGACATCCTGTCGCTGGAAAAAGAGCTGCAAGACGGCGATGTGCACAACCTGATCCCGGTGCTGATGCACGCCCGCCGCCTGAGCCAGCAAGCGGCCCTGGACGAGGCGGCCCGCATGTACCACCACGAGGTCGAGCAGTTCCTGGCCGGAGAACAGGCCTTGCCCACCTTCGGCGAGGACGAGGACGAGCAATTGCGTGAATACGCCCGGCTGCTGCGTGCCCGGGTGGGCGGCATCCTGGCCTGGTCGCACCATTCCAGCCGCTATCAGGTGGGCGACCTGGTGTCCTGA
- a CDS encoding Rrf2 family transcriptional regulator, with product MFSQTTEYALRAVVTLAGAADRPLTTAEIAERTQVPPGYLSKVLQTLGRAGLIQASRGLRGGYRLSRPAHAIPMLEVVNAVGPLGRVRECPLGLPQHTALCPLHRQIDDAVAHIERQLASKTLHDMIDPALTVPGAPGTGTPDPAPGLLARALEPSAP from the coding sequence GTGTTTTCACAGACGACCGAATACGCGCTGCGGGCCGTGGTCACGCTCGCGGGTGCGGCAGACCGCCCGCTGACCACCGCCGAGATTGCCGAACGCACCCAGGTGCCGCCCGGCTACCTGTCCAAGGTGCTGCAAACCCTGGGCCGGGCCGGGTTGATTCAGGCCTCGCGCGGGCTGCGCGGGGGCTACCGCCTCAGCCGCCCGGCGCACGCCATCCCGATGCTGGAGGTCGTGAATGCCGTGGGGCCGCTGGGGCGCGTCCGCGAGTGTCCGCTGGGCCTGCCCCAGCACACGGCCCTGTGCCCGCTGCACCGCCAGATCGACGACGCCGTGGCCCACATCGAGCGCCAGCTGGCCAGCAAGACGCTGCACGACATGATCGACCCGGCGCTCACGGTTCCGGGCGCGCCGGGCACGGGAACGCCCGACCCGGCGCCGGGCCTGCTCGCCCGCGCGCTGGAGCCGTCCGCCCCCTGA
- the sufU gene encoding Fe-S cluster assembly sulfur transfer protein SufU translates to MSDLRTLYQGVVLDHYRRPRHSGALPGATHAGGGHNPSCGDRLQLTLRVRGEVIEDVGFTAQGCAISVASASLMSTLLPGKTVAQALALADRFSAMLQSGDPDPALGDSAVLSGVHALPARVKCAALGWQTLRVMLERPPGG, encoded by the coding sequence GTGAGCGATCTGCGCACGCTGTACCAGGGGGTAGTGCTCGACCACTACCGCAGACCGCGCCACTCCGGCGCCTTGCCCGGCGCCACCCACGCTGGGGGCGGCCACAACCCCAGTTGCGGCGACCGCTTACAGCTGACGTTGCGGGTGCGCGGCGAGGTGATCGAGGACGTGGGCTTTACCGCCCAGGGGTGCGCGATCTCGGTCGCCAGCGCCAGCCTGATGAGCACCCTGCTGCCCGGCAAGACCGTGGCGCAGGCGCTCGCGCTGGCAGACCGCTTCAGCGCCATGCTTCAGAGCGGCGACCCCGACCCTGCTCTTGGCGACAGCGCCGTGCTCAGCGGGGTGCATGCCCTCCCCGCCCGGGTCAAGTGCGCCGCGCTGGGCTGGCAGACCCTGCGGGTGATGCTGGAGCGCCCGCCGGGAGGGTAG
- a CDS encoding aminotransferase class V-fold PLP-dependent enzyme: protein MTLPSPAPHGSPTLAGTLSAELRGDFPIFTHRPELAFLDSAASAQKPRQVIEAVAEFYAHDYANIHRGAYGLSMQATGRFEAVREKVARFFGAGSPDQVVFTRNATEAVNLVAYSWGLDRLRAGDVVLVSEMEHHANLVPWHLVTARVGARVEAVRMTPDGRLDLEDYAAKLARLPVRLVALQHVSNLLGTVHPARELVRLAHARGVPILLDGAQAAPHLPLDLTALGADFYVLSSHKMFGPTGVGALIAGPGRLGDLPPFLGGGDMIREVFATHSTYAGAPARFEAGTPAIAEVVGFGAALDYLDTVGMARLEGHERALLAYALEQLRPIEGLTLYGPALDSSDASGGGRSAVVSFNVRGAHAHDVASFLDEAHICVRAGHHCAQPLMRALGVPGTARASFSLYTTPAEIDRLASALREVAAFFAEEDGA from the coding sequence ATGACCCTTCCCTCCCCGGCACCCCACGGCTCCCCCACGCTGGCGGGAACGCTGAGCGCCGAGCTGCGCGGCGACTTTCCGATCTTCACGCACCGGCCCGAACTCGCCTTTCTCGACTCGGCGGCGTCGGCCCAGAAGCCCCGGCAGGTGATCGAGGCGGTGGCGGAGTTTTACGCGCACGACTACGCCAACATCCACCGCGGCGCCTACGGCCTGTCCATGCAGGCCACCGGGCGCTTCGAGGCGGTGCGCGAGAAGGTGGCCCGCTTCTTCGGCGCCGGGTCGCCCGACCAGGTGGTGTTTACCCGCAACGCCACCGAGGCGGTCAACCTCGTGGCGTACAGCTGGGGCCTGGACAGGCTGAGGGCCGGGGACGTGGTGCTCGTGAGCGAGATGGAACACCACGCGAACCTCGTGCCCTGGCATCTGGTGACGGCGCGGGTCGGCGCGCGGGTCGAGGCGGTCCGCATGACCCCTGACGGGCGCCTGGATCTGGAAGACTACGCGGCCAAGCTGGCCCGGCTTCCGGTGCGGCTGGTGGCGCTTCAGCATGTCAGCAACTTGCTGGGCACGGTCCACCCGGCGCGCGAGCTGGTGAGGCTGGCCCACGCGCGCGGGGTGCCGATCCTGCTCGACGGGGCGCAGGCGGCGCCGCACCTGCCGCTCGACCTCACGGCGCTGGGGGCGGACTTCTACGTGCTGAGCAGCCACAAGATGTTCGGCCCGACCGGCGTGGGTGCCCTCATCGCCGGGCCGGGGCGGCTGGGCGACCTGCCTCCCTTCCTGGGCGGCGGCGACATGATCCGCGAGGTGTTCGCGACCCACAGCACCTACGCGGGCGCGCCCGCCCGGTTTGAGGCCGGAACGCCCGCCATCGCGGAGGTGGTGGGCTTCGGGGCCGCGCTGGACTATCTGGATACGGTCGGGATGGCTCGCCTCGAAGGGCACGAACGGGCGCTGCTGGCCTATGCGCTGGAGCAGCTGCGCCCCATCGAGGGTCTGACCCTTTACGGTCCTGCCCTCGATTCTTCGGACGCTTCCGGCGGCGGGCGCAGCGCCGTGGTCAGCTTCAACGTGCGGGGGGCGCACGCCCACGACGTGGCCTCCTTTCTGGACGAGGCGCACATCTGCGTGCGGGCGGGTCACCACTGCGCCCAGCCGCTGATGCGGGCGCTGGGGGTGCCGGGCACGGCCCGCGCCAGCTTCTCGCTGTACACCACCCCCGCCGAGATTGACCGGCTCGCCTCGGCCCTGCGGGAGGTCGCGGCCTTTTTCGCGGAGGAAGACGGGGCGTGA
- a CDS encoding spheroidene monooxygenase produces MSAPAGPVVSLTLNRYGERRAWEGFTRMGRDHLHLRGVPGLRFYRLLGTGRGADLTLGADWRRWARLGVWASRREFERFEESRWRAQERGRVAESYTLLLRPVRWHGRWGGREPFGPALRHTAGEAPDASGPLAVLTRASVRPGQLAAFWRAVPASQAGLRGHPGLLASLGLGETPLLHQVTFSVWRSPADLRAFAYQGAGHREAIARTRREGWYREELFARFTVLAAGGRWDGHDPLQEALAPVPAPAPQP; encoded by the coding sequence GTGAGCGCCCCAGCCGGGCCGGTCGTCAGCCTGACGCTCAACCGCTACGGGGAGCGCCGGGCCTGGGAGGGCTTCACCCGCATGGGCCGCGACCACCTGCACCTGCGCGGGGTGCCGGGGCTGCGGTTTTACCGCCTGCTGGGCACCGGACGCGGCGCGGACCTGACGCTGGGAGCCGACTGGCGGCGCTGGGCACGGCTGGGCGTGTGGGCGTCGCGCCGTGAGTTCGAGCGCTTCGAGGAAAGCCGCTGGCGGGCGCAGGAACGCGGGCGGGTGGCGGAAAGCTACACCCTGCTGCTGCGCCCGGTGCGCTGGCACGGCCGCTGGGGGGGCCGCGAACCCTTTGGCCCGGCCTTGCGGCATACGGCCGGGGAGGCGCCCGACGCTTCCGGCCCGCTGGCGGTCCTGACCCGCGCCAGCGTGCGCCCAGGCCAGCTCGCGGCCTTCTGGCGGGCGGTCCCGGCCTCGCAGGCGGGGCTGCGCGGGCATCCCGGCCTGCTGGCCTCGCTGGGGCTGGGCGAGACGCCGCTGCTGCACCAGGTGACCTTCAGCGTGTGGCGCAGCCCGGCGGACCTGCGCGCTTTTGCGTATCAGGGCGCCGGGCACCGGGAGGCCATCGCCCGCACCCGCCGGGAAGGCTGGTACCGCGAGGAACTGTTCGCCCGCTTCACGGTGCTGGCGGCCGGGGGCCGCTGGGACGGCCACGATCCTTTGCAAGAGGCGCTGGCGCCGGTGCCGGCTCCGGCCCCCCAGCCCTGA